A stretch of DNA from Thermodesulfobacteriota bacterium:
AAACGGGGTCTTAGCAAGGAGGGTAAGCTCTTGGCACTCGTAAAGAAGGGACCGTTCGGAGATTTTATCTCGCTGCAGGAGAGGATGAGCCGCATCTTCGATGAGGCCCTTTCCAGATACAGGGGCCTCCAGGAGGGCGGGGTGTGGTCTCCGTTGGCCGATATATACGAGGCCGAAGACACGGTGGTCCTGAGGGTGGAGCTCCCCGGCGTTGTGGATGTAAAGGACGTGGACGTGGAGCTTAAGGAGAACGTCCTCACCCTGAGCGGAGAGAGGAAGATCGCGAGGAACCCGGACGAAGAG
This window harbors:
- a CDS encoding Hsp20/alpha crystallin family protein; amino-acid sequence: MALVKKGPFGDFISLQERMSRIFDEALSRYRGLQEGGVWSPLADIYEAEDTVVLRVELPGVVDVKDVDVELKENVLTLSGERKIARNPDEEHFYRMECSYGAFQRVFTLPEAVDKSGINAALIDGVLEIRLSKAKKTRSKKVEVEGK